A section of the Malus sylvestris chromosome 17, drMalSylv7.2, whole genome shotgun sequence genome encodes:
- the LOC126610054 gene encoding uncharacterized protein LOC126610054 isoform X2 — translation MAATVVSSRITNLKVLSHDNYEDWSFHFKTYLLAQDLWEVVEETSEPPRREDHEVEFMVWRKNNAKVLHAIQTSCGDDNYFIIQGISSAKVAWDTLAEKLKPADPALENTEDVPLMAHEELNTGLTRNEEHYKTNGDFNEFPYHQPLIDAVAKGDWSSAKKYLTMHPDAIRERGSLSGSTALHMAVSMENEYMAKELVEWMTEEDLEIEDANGVTAIALATLIGPEVARCIIEKNKRLLCIPCNLLNMIPLIMACHGGHWRLARYLYSVTPLEALTSTQDNCRTGADLISHCFSSKELGIHIRHASGIRDVRIDVQKQANDPVNDQGDFIIRSVMALLRGLVSNLCKLFGIDHMYKMKQIHVQSLEVLQGMCKMTEGLSLKQMQGSSVQTALFKAVEHGNDEFLRQLFTANILALGIYDENARGMFQFSIECRQEKVYNFFHDFIRVMNVRTESRVDKFNNTLLHSAARLSPPAQLKHIQCAALQMQRELQWFKEVEKIVPSKFLEVVNYTDGMTARDLFTKNHKELANECERSMKATATSCTVVAALIVTIMFIAVFSVPGGIKAGFPVFLNKRIFMVFIAADVFSLFSSTTSVVTFLGILNSRYAEDDFLKSLPTKMMIGLFTLFSSIVTMMIAFSSTLFLMLEAKEWIVAPIILLASVPVVSFVWMQFSLLVEIFISTYGAGIFLINKKGKPWSFNSS, via the exons ATGGCAGCTACAGTTGTTTCTAGTAGAATCACTAATCTTAAAGTTCTTAGTCATGATAATTATGAAGATTGGAGTTTCCATTTTAAAACCTACTTGTTGGCTCAAGATCTTTGGGAGGTTGTGGAAGAGACCTCTGAACCTCCTAGACGAGAAGATCATGAAGTGGAATTTATGGTTTGGAGGAAGAATAATGCCAAGGTTTTACATGCAATCCAGACTTCTTGTGGGGatgataattattttattatccagGGCATTAGCTCAGCCAAAGTCGCCTGGGATACTTTGGCTGAAAAGTTGAAGCCGGCCGATCCAGCCTTGGAAAACACAG AGGATGTGCCTTTGATGGCACATGAAGAGTTGAATACCGGTCTGACGCGGAATGAGG AGCATTATAAAACTAACGGCGACTTCAATGAGTTCCCCTACCATCAACCCTTGATTGATGCTGTTGCAAAAGGTGACTGGAGTTCTGCAAAGAAGTATCTTACTATGCATCCCGACGCAATCAGAGAAAGAGGTTCATTATCAGGCTCGACAGCTCTTCACATGGCAGTTTCAATGGAAAACGAATATATGGCGAAAGAACTAGTGGAGTGGATGACAGAGGAAGACTTGGAAATAGAAGACGCTAATGGTGTCACAGCTATAGCTTTAGCTACGCTAATAGGACCCGAAGTGGCTAGATGCATAATCGAAAAGAACAAGAGATTGCTTTGCATACCATGCAATCTCCTGAATATGATCCCACTGATCATGGCTTGTCATGGCGGCCATTGGAGATTGGCTCGCTATCTCTATTCAGTTACTCCATTGGAAGCTTTGACGTCGACCCAAGATAACTGTCGAACTGGTGCTGATCTTATTTCCCACTGCTTTAGCTCCAAAGAACTGG GTATACACATACGACATGCTTCTGGGATCCGTGATGTTCGTATAGATGTTCAAAAACAAGCCAATGACCCGGTTAATGATCAAGGGGATTTCATAATTCGCTCAG TTATGGCTTTACTGCGAGGGCTCGTCTCAAATCTCTGTAAACTTTTCG GAATCGATCACATGTACAAAATGAAACAGATCCATGTCCAATCCCTTGAAGTTTTACAAGGCATGTGCAAAATGACAGAAGGTTTAAGCCTTAAACAAATGCAAGGAAGTTCCGTACAAACAGCACTCTTCAAGGCTGTTGAACATGGGAATGATGAGTTTCTTCGTCAGCTGTTTACTGCAAATATCCTAGCTTTAGGGATATATGACGAAAATGCAAGGGGCATGTTTCAGTTTTCCATTGAATGCCGTCAAGAAAAAGTCTATAACTTTTTCCATGACTTTATCCGAGTCATGAATGTTCGCACTGAATCCAGAGTAGATAAGTTCAACAATACGTTACTACATTCAGCAGCGAGGTTATCCCCACCTGCACAGCTTAAACATATCCAATGTGCAGCATTGCAAATGCAGAGAGAATTGCAATGGTTTAAG GAGGTGGAGAAAATTGTACCTTCCAAGTTTCTTGAAGTTGTTAACTATACAGATGGCATGACCGCCCGTGACCTATTTACAAAGAACCACAAGGAATTGGCAAACGAATGTGAAAGATCAATGAAAGCAACTGCAACTTCTTGTACGGTTGTAGCTGCTCTTATTGTTACAATTATGTTTATTGCAGTGTTCTCAGTTCCTGGTGGAATCAAGGCAGGCTTTCCCGTGTTTTTAAATAAAAGGAtatttatggttttcatagCCGCGGATGTCTTTTCACTTTTTTCTTCTACAACTTCAGTTGTGACATTCTTAGGAATCCTCAACTCGCGTTATGCTGAAGATGATTTCCTGAAATCACTGCCAACAAAGATGATGATAGGCCTTTTCACCCTTTTCTCCTCTATCGTTACCATGATGATCGCGTTTTCTTCAACCCTTTTTCTTATGCTGGAAGCAAAAGAGTGGATAGTGGCTCCGATCATTTTACTTGCTAGTGTTCCGGTTGTCTCCTTCGTATGGATGcaattttcccttcttgttgagatcttcatttctactTACGGAGCTGGAATATTTTTGAtcaacaaaaaaggaaaacctTGGTCCTTCAATTCATCTTAA
- the LOC126610062 gene encoding uncharacterized protein LOC126610062, whose translation MVLISYPRVNYAMEGRIPTNAVDFPGTVGRSISTIREVDVSRAQLQDSHGGGSEHSVEIGGSDHLNAAQNTLRAFLASADQNVSSLSGSYRYVNAPQVSYHEMNPQPSAYQINPQHGPYKLNPQHSPYRINP comes from the exons ATGGTTCTCATAAG CTATCCAAGGGTCAACTATGCTATGGAGGGTAGGATCCCAACGAATGCAGTCGATTTTCCTGGAACAGTAGGGCGCAGCATTTCCACTATTAGAGAG GTTGACGTATCAAGAGCGCAGCTCCAAGACTCCCACGGTGGTGGCTCTGAGCATTCTGTTGAGATCGGTGGTTCTGATCATTTGAATGCAGCACAGAATACCCTTCGGGCATTCTTGGCTTCTGCAGATCAAAACGTGAGTTCTCTATCTGGTTCCTACCGCTATGTAAATGCTCCGCAAGTCTCCTACCACGAGATGAATCCTCAGCCCAGCGCCTACCAAATCAATCCTCAGCATGGCCCCTACAAACTCAATCCTCAGCACAGCCCATACCGAATCAATCCTTAG
- the LOC126610054 gene encoding uncharacterized protein LOC126610054 isoform X1, producing the protein MAATVVSSRITNLKVLSHDNYEDWSFHFKTYLLAQDLWEVVEETSEPPRREDHEVEFMVWRKNNAKVLHAIQTSCGDDNYFIIQGISSAKVAWDTLAEKLKPADPALENTEDVPLMAHEELNTGLTRNEEHYKTNGDFNEFPYHQPLIDAVAKGDWSSAKKYLTMHPDAIRERGSLSGSTALHMAVSMENEYMAKELVEWMTEEDLEIEDANGVTAIALATLIGPEVARCIIEKNKRLLCIPCNLLNMIPLIMACHGGHWRLARYLYSVTPLEALTSTQDNCRTGADLISHCFSSKELDIALDLIQRCPNLAFAINSTGKTPLQELACMPSLFLSGTRLRFWQQWIYNSIHIRHASGIRDVRIDVQKQANDPVNDQGDFIIRSVMALLRGLVSNLCKLFGIDHMYKMKQIHVQSLEVLQGMCKMTEGLSLKQMQGSSVQTALFKAVEHGNDEFLRQLFTANILALGIYDENARGMFQFSIECRQEKVYNFFHDFIRVMNVRTESRVDKFNNTLLHSAARLSPPAQLKHIQCAALQMQRELQWFKEVEKIVPSKFLEVVNYTDGMTARDLFTKNHKELANECERSMKATATSCTVVAALIVTIMFIAVFSVPGGIKAGFPVFLNKRIFMVFIAADVFSLFSSTTSVVTFLGILNSRYAEDDFLKSLPTKMMIGLFTLFSSIVTMMIAFSSTLFLMLEAKEWIVAPIILLASVPVVSFVWMQFSLLVEIFISTYGAGIFLINKKGKPWSFNSS; encoded by the exons ATGGCAGCTACAGTTGTTTCTAGTAGAATCACTAATCTTAAAGTTCTTAGTCATGATAATTATGAAGATTGGAGTTTCCATTTTAAAACCTACTTGTTGGCTCAAGATCTTTGGGAGGTTGTGGAAGAGACCTCTGAACCTCCTAGACGAGAAGATCATGAAGTGGAATTTATGGTTTGGAGGAAGAATAATGCCAAGGTTTTACATGCAATCCAGACTTCTTGTGGGGatgataattattttattatccagGGCATTAGCTCAGCCAAAGTCGCCTGGGATACTTTGGCTGAAAAGTTGAAGCCGGCCGATCCAGCCTTGGAAAACACAG AGGATGTGCCTTTGATGGCACATGAAGAGTTGAATACCGGTCTGACGCGGAATGAGG AGCATTATAAAACTAACGGCGACTTCAATGAGTTCCCCTACCATCAACCCTTGATTGATGCTGTTGCAAAAGGTGACTGGAGTTCTGCAAAGAAGTATCTTACTATGCATCCCGACGCAATCAGAGAAAGAGGTTCATTATCAGGCTCGACAGCTCTTCACATGGCAGTTTCAATGGAAAACGAATATATGGCGAAAGAACTAGTGGAGTGGATGACAGAGGAAGACTTGGAAATAGAAGACGCTAATGGTGTCACAGCTATAGCTTTAGCTACGCTAATAGGACCCGAAGTGGCTAGATGCATAATCGAAAAGAACAAGAGATTGCTTTGCATACCATGCAATCTCCTGAATATGATCCCACTGATCATGGCTTGTCATGGCGGCCATTGGAGATTGGCTCGCTATCTCTATTCAGTTACTCCATTGGAAGCTTTGACGTCGACCCAAGATAACTGTCGAACTGGTGCTGATCTTATTTCCCACTGCTTTAGCTCCAAAGAACTGG ATATTGCATTGGATTTAATTCAGCGTTGTCCAAACTTGGCATTTGCCATAAACTCTACTGGGAAAACACCTTTACAGGAATTGGCTTGTATGCCCTCTCTCTTTTTAAGTGGAACGCGTCTCAGATTCTGGCAACAATGGATCTATAACA GTATACACATACGACATGCTTCTGGGATCCGTGATGTTCGTATAGATGTTCAAAAACAAGCCAATGACCCGGTTAATGATCAAGGGGATTTCATAATTCGCTCAG TTATGGCTTTACTGCGAGGGCTCGTCTCAAATCTCTGTAAACTTTTCG GAATCGATCACATGTACAAAATGAAACAGATCCATGTCCAATCCCTTGAAGTTTTACAAGGCATGTGCAAAATGACAGAAGGTTTAAGCCTTAAACAAATGCAAGGAAGTTCCGTACAAACAGCACTCTTCAAGGCTGTTGAACATGGGAATGATGAGTTTCTTCGTCAGCTGTTTACTGCAAATATCCTAGCTTTAGGGATATATGACGAAAATGCAAGGGGCATGTTTCAGTTTTCCATTGAATGCCGTCAAGAAAAAGTCTATAACTTTTTCCATGACTTTATCCGAGTCATGAATGTTCGCACTGAATCCAGAGTAGATAAGTTCAACAATACGTTACTACATTCAGCAGCGAGGTTATCCCCACCTGCACAGCTTAAACATATCCAATGTGCAGCATTGCAAATGCAGAGAGAATTGCAATGGTTTAAG GAGGTGGAGAAAATTGTACCTTCCAAGTTTCTTGAAGTTGTTAACTATACAGATGGCATGACCGCCCGTGACCTATTTACAAAGAACCACAAGGAATTGGCAAACGAATGTGAAAGATCAATGAAAGCAACTGCAACTTCTTGTACGGTTGTAGCTGCTCTTATTGTTACAATTATGTTTATTGCAGTGTTCTCAGTTCCTGGTGGAATCAAGGCAGGCTTTCCCGTGTTTTTAAATAAAAGGAtatttatggttttcatagCCGCGGATGTCTTTTCACTTTTTTCTTCTACAACTTCAGTTGTGACATTCTTAGGAATCCTCAACTCGCGTTATGCTGAAGATGATTTCCTGAAATCACTGCCAACAAAGATGATGATAGGCCTTTTCACCCTTTTCTCCTCTATCGTTACCATGATGATCGCGTTTTCTTCAACCCTTTTTCTTATGCTGGAAGCAAAAGAGTGGATAGTGGCTCCGATCATTTTACTTGCTAGTGTTCCGGTTGTCTCCTTCGTATGGATGcaattttcccttcttgttgagatcttcatttctactTACGGAGCTGGAATATTTTTGAtcaacaaaaaaggaaaacctTGGTCCTTCAATTCATCTTAA